A single window of Candidatus Flexicrinis affinis DNA harbors:
- a CDS encoding SH3 domain-containing protein — MWMSVSWMSLAARANDVCTTLARRLNLPIVATVLILRTRDVNPRLHLLDGELHWIGRARRPVMMHRVLRLVLVFAFLTIFVGAAVAAPVQQQAQYATPVAVVNTSFLNVRTGPGAQYTILITVVGGTTLQVMGISADGAWLQVSTPAGLGWVNVQFTLPRGNFEYVPVVSAPPVVESAPRPEFSGSMGSDDSSADAGFASGRLWGASILDFHIIRATPAQDGLRVGDANVSPGAIYRVLDATFADGIAWVKLEFNSQLVGWVEQSKVLFRPYGCGFTIVRVTRDVTLQRGPDGSGTDGVGLANNHEAYLLDRVGELYKLELQSGAVGWVDGTAIAVRDESGVAKPPCTSSALVAGSGDGRSEGGFVSPPAVSGPYVVVNTGYLNIRSGAGAQYSSVATVPGGTRLPVVGVAPDGVWYQVRGDFGLGWLNIEYALFRGDGRSLPVIRETAGETVKPVGTFRFTLTVYAAPNLTLGVVGTLPGPGELTVLGRTEDSLWIQVATTIGNGWVQRDLVTIVGNTAAIPVVR; from the coding sequence ATGTGGATGAGCGTCAGTTGGATGTCGCTAGCGGCACGCGCGAACGACGTTTGTACTACGCTTGCGCGACGCCTTAATTTGCCCATCGTGGCAACAGTCCTTATACTACGCACAAGAGACGTAAATCCCCGTCTTCATTTGCTAGACGGCGAGCTGCATTGGATCGGAAGGGCAAGGAGGCCTGTAATGATGCATCGCGTGTTGCGCCTAGTGTTGGTCTTTGCGTTCTTAACGATCTTTGTGGGTGCCGCGGTTGCCGCACCGGTACAGCAGCAAGCTCAGTACGCGACACCGGTCGCAGTGGTGAACACCAGCTTCTTGAACGTGCGCACGGGTCCGGGTGCTCAGTACACAATTCTGATTACGGTAGTCGGTGGTACAACGCTCCAGGTGATGGGCATATCGGCTGACGGAGCATGGCTGCAAGTGTCCACTCCGGCAGGCTTGGGGTGGGTGAACGTACAATTCACGTTACCGCGCGGCAACTTCGAGTATGTGCCGGTCGTTTCGGCGCCGCCAGTTGTGGAGTCAGCCCCCAGACCGGAATTCTCCGGCTCGATGGGCTCGGACGACAGCTCGGCGGACGCTGGGTTCGCCTCAGGCCGGCTTTGGGGTGCATCCATTTTGGACTTCCACATCATACGGGCGACGCCGGCACAGGATGGGCTGCGCGTTGGCGATGCGAATGTGTCTCCCGGTGCGATTTATCGCGTGCTCGACGCGACCTTTGCGGATGGTATTGCGTGGGTGAAGCTGGAGTTCAATTCTCAGCTTGTCGGCTGGGTCGAGCAAAGCAAAGTCTTGTTCCGTCCGTACGGGTGCGGTTTCACCATCGTGCGAGTAACCCGTGACGTCACCCTCCAGCGCGGACCTGACGGTTCGGGCACGGACGGCGTCGGGCTGGCCAACAACCACGAGGCTTACTTGTTGGATCGAGTAGGCGAGCTGTATAAGCTTGAATTGCAGAGCGGTGCTGTGGGTTGGGTCGACGGAACGGCAATTGCTGTTCGCGACGAGAGCGGTGTCGCGAAGCCGCCGTGCACGTCTTCGGCTCTGGTTGCTGGCTCGGGCGATGGGCGCAGCGAGGGCGGCTTCGTCAGCCCGCCAGCCGTCTCGGGGCCATACGTTGTGGTCAACACCGGCTACCTCAACATTCGTTCGGGCGCAGGCGCTCAGTACTCATCGGTTGCCACTGTTCCGGGCGGAACACGACTCCCCGTGGTGGGTGTCGCGCCCGACGGCGTGTGGTACCAAGTCCGGGGAGATTTCGGCCTTGGTTGGCTCAACATTGAATATGCGTTGTTCCGCGGCGATGGCCGCAGCCTTCCCGTGATTCGCGAGACGGCTGGTGAGACTGTCAAGCCGGTCGGCACGTTCCGCTTCACGCTGACGGTCTACGCCGCGCCAAATCTAACGCTGGGAGTCGTAGGAACCCTACCGGGACCGGGCGAACTTACGGTCCTTGGCCGTACTGAAGATTCGCTTTGGATTCAGGTTGCCACGACGATTGGGAACGGTTGGGTACAGCGAGATCTTGTGACAATCGTCGGCAATACAGCAGCAATTCCGGTTGTGCGCTAG
- a CDS encoding response regulator, whose product MALTTTETLPASMVTNGLPEILIADAEVVTSHLLKGVFEREGYSVRTAQSDKALFAAIEDRIPDLIIIEPRLGRVSGFDILRRLREDPATAKIPTFLLTSATDWPDVLQGLELGADDSMRKPVHPRELLARAETKIRARRLELALQRRTRDLEVLLRISEVLNQHHDGEALVGLILSLMQDALPISAGALVNISRSTSSVAGIRINPAPVERRVSRWIASNLAQLDVSAIAVVAVVAEKWATQALVVPLNYLDDKEVASLLIGFSPEALDNQRIQLFEGLARQANLALRNAELYRIQMDYARHLEQKVEERTRELQSAQSQLIQAEKLASVGRLAAGIAHEINNPLLPIKINLEGILEDIQLRRPVEEDMVVTTLESVDRIKRLVQRLLEYNAGNQGDSETFVAVNLNEIAEAVLDLTRKSFAQAGKRIELDLHSVPPIEGNPDALTQIFINLALNANEAMSEGGVLTISTAAQGSTVTVAFRDTGAGIPEEMMDRLFDPFSTSKPGGSGLGLFVTYGIVQSHGGKIDVETHAGKGTVFTVTFPASRSR is encoded by the coding sequence ATGGCATTGACGACGACAGAGACGCTGCCCGCATCAATGGTCACGAACGGACTTCCAGAAATCCTGATCGCTGATGCGGAGGTTGTGACGTCCCATTTGCTCAAGGGAGTGTTCGAACGTGAGGGATACAGCGTAAGGACTGCGCAATCCGACAAGGCTCTTTTTGCCGCGATTGAAGATCGGATTCCCGACCTAATCATAATCGAGCCCCGCTTGGGTCGCGTGTCTGGCTTCGACATTCTTCGCCGCCTTCGGGAAGATCCCGCCACAGCAAAGATTCCGACGTTCCTGCTGACGTCTGCGACCGACTGGCCAGACGTTCTCCAAGGATTAGAGTTGGGCGCGGACGATTCGATGCGCAAGCCGGTGCATCCGCGTGAACTTCTGGCTCGCGCAGAGACCAAGATTCGTGCGCGGCGACTCGAGCTCGCATTGCAAAGAAGAACGCGCGATCTCGAGGTGCTGCTGCGCATCAGTGAAGTCCTCAATCAGCATCACGATGGCGAGGCGCTGGTCGGCTTGATTCTTTCGCTGATGCAAGACGCGCTCCCGATCTCGGCCGGCGCACTGGTAAACATTTCGCGGAGCACGTCGTCTGTCGCCGGAATTCGCATCAATCCGGCGCCAGTTGAAAGACGGGTTTCGCGTTGGATCGCATCCAACCTCGCGCAGCTCGACGTTTCTGCAATCGCGGTTGTCGCGGTTGTCGCGGAGAAGTGGGCGACACAGGCCCTTGTGGTGCCTTTGAACTATCTCGACGACAAGGAAGTCGCATCACTGTTGATTGGATTCTCGCCTGAAGCGCTGGACAATCAGCGAATTCAGTTATTCGAAGGGCTGGCGCGGCAGGCCAATCTCGCGTTGAGAAATGCCGAGCTCTATCGAATTCAGATGGATTATGCGCGCCATCTTGAGCAGAAGGTCGAAGAGCGAACCCGCGAGCTGCAATCGGCGCAGTCACAACTCATTCAAGCAGAGAAGCTGGCGTCAGTGGGCCGGCTCGCCGCAGGCATCGCACATGAAATCAACAATCCTTTATTGCCCATCAAGATCAACTTGGAAGGCATCCTCGAGGACATTCAACTGAGGCGCCCAGTCGAAGAAGATATGGTAGTTACGACCCTTGAGAGCGTAGACCGGATCAAGCGACTGGTTCAGCGGTTGTTGGAGTACAACGCCGGCAACCAGGGAGACAGTGAAACGTTCGTAGCTGTGAACCTAAATGAGATTGCTGAAGCGGTGCTCGACCTGACTCGCAAGTCTTTTGCCCAGGCGGGCAAGCGGATCGAACTCGACCTCCACTCCGTGCCGCCTATCGAAGGCAATCCTGACGCATTGACGCAAATATTCATCAACCTCGCGCTGAACGCGAACGAGGCGATGAGCGAGGGGGGAGTATTGACAATTTCAACGGCGGCCCAGGGAAGCACTGTGACTGTTGCCTTCCGAGATACTGGGGCCGGAATTCCAGAAGAGATGATGGATCGGCTGTTTGATCCGTTTTCCACAAGCAAGCCCGGAGGGAGCGGCCTTGGCCTATTCGTGACGTACGGGATCGTGCAAAGCCACGGTGGAAAGATAGACGTGGAGACTCATGCCGGGAAGGGCACGGTGTTTACGGTGACCTTCCCGGCTTCGCGATCACGTTAG
- a CDS encoding L,D-transpeptidase: protein MNMARMLLTYTRKSTYTVTLLVLVLVIGAAVAHADDSVIETCSVGVDCEDESHGLPLEEIELHPSPAVQQIYADDRIVFDRRYRRVTSATQFFDAPGGAPTDNLDSGFNFITLTHEEGGWARTSNGKWLPSDSLSTEVATSRFAGVHLTEETLPYPVAWLLVHVRPSTTPGGPNNSDVPVLLRYKTVYLYDSVLVDDWVWYQIGHQQWVKQTQVAVIKPVEQPADVDTERWVSVDLYEQVLIAYEGDTPVFATLVSSGMSEWPTNEGLFHVYVRYPRTIMAGAYGQPDFYYLQEVPWTMYFDNDIALHGAYWHDGFGYRRSHGCVNLSITDAKLLYDWASPEFDYSIPEDVGPAVYVYSSGTYR from the coding sequence ATGAACATGGCTCGAATGCTCCTCACCTACACACGCAAGAGCACATACACAGTCACCCTACTGGTGCTGGTCTTAGTGATCGGCGCGGCGGTCGCACATGCTGACGACTCTGTGATCGAAACGTGTAGTGTGGGTGTGGACTGTGAGGACGAAAGCCATGGACTGCCGCTGGAAGAGATCGAGCTTCATCCATCGCCCGCCGTACAGCAGATCTATGCAGACGACCGCATCGTATTCGACCGGCGCTATCGTCGCGTGACGTCGGCCACCCAGTTCTTTGACGCGCCGGGCGGCGCGCCAACCGACAACTTGGATTCCGGCTTCAACTTCATCACGCTCACCCATGAGGAAGGCGGATGGGCACGCACAAGCAACGGAAAATGGCTGCCGAGCGACTCACTCTCGACTGAAGTCGCTACGTCGCGTTTTGCCGGCGTACACCTTACGGAAGAGACACTGCCCTACCCTGTGGCGTGGCTTCTTGTTCACGTGCGCCCAAGCACGACACCGGGCGGTCCAAACAACTCCGATGTCCCGGTTCTGCTCCGCTACAAAACAGTCTACCTCTACGATTCCGTTTTGGTGGACGATTGGGTTTGGTATCAGATCGGCCACCAGCAGTGGGTCAAGCAAACGCAGGTGGCTGTCATCAAACCCGTTGAACAGCCCGCCGATGTCGACACGGAGCGCTGGGTCAGTGTTGACCTGTACGAACAAGTCCTAATCGCGTATGAGGGCGACACACCCGTCTTCGCAACACTGGTGTCAAGCGGCATGTCTGAATGGCCGACCAACGAAGGGCTGTTCCACGTATACGTTCGCTATCCGCGGACGATCATGGCTGGCGCGTATGGTCAGCCCGACTTCTACTATTTGCAAGAAGTGCCGTGGACAATGTACTTCGACAACGATATCGCGCTCCACGGCGCATACTGGCATGATGGTTTCGGGTATCGCCGCAGCCACGGATGCGTCAACTTGTCGATCACAGACGCCAAGCTGCTGTACGACTGGGCATCGCCTGAGTTCGATTACTCCATTCCTGAAGACGTAGGCCCTGCAGTCTACGTCTATTCGAGCGGGACTTACCGCTAA